Proteins encoded by one window of Clostridium bornimense:
- a CDS encoding nitrogenase component 1, whose translation MAIIKDKNGQTNSINQVRYGCAIGALYSVAAIPGAMPITHCGPGCGDKQFTSIAFYNGFQGGGYSGGAVAPSLNAGENEVVFGGENKLRGLIKSTLKIMDADLFVVLNGCIGELVGDDVGSVVGEFQKDDIPIVYAETGGFKGNNYIGHELVVKAIIDQYVDKFAEDKDKEKGLVNVWSLLPFQDTFWRGDLVEIKRILEGVGLKVNILFGSGSGGVEEWKTIPKAQFNLVLSPWLGLDIAKHLKKKYDQEFLHIPVVPIGAKETTRFIREVVEFAGIDNTKAEEFIKKEEKEYYYYLEHFADFYAEYWWGLPAKYAVVGDSAYNLALNKFLVNQLGLIPGRQIITDNTPEKYRASIAKEYETLSDDVSTTVDFVEDGYIVNKLLKETDFGHKPPIIFGTTWERDTAKELKGHIVEVGFPASYEVVISRSYIGYRGALSLLEKIYTTAISASA comes from the coding sequence ATGGCAATTATTAAAGATAAAAATGGACAAACTAATTCTATTAATCAAGTTAGATATGGATGTGCAATTGGTGCTTTATATAGTGTTGCAGCTATACCAGGAGCTATGCCAATAACTCATTGTGGACCAGGTTGTGGAGATAAACAGTTTACAAGTATTGCTTTTTATAATGGCTTTCAAGGTGGGGGTTATAGCGGTGGTGCTGTGGCTCCTAGCTTAAATGCCGGTGAAAATGAAGTTGTATTTGGAGGAGAAAATAAACTTAGAGGACTTATAAAATCAACGCTTAAGATTATGGATGCGGATTTATTTGTAGTGCTTAATGGATGTATAGGAGAATTAGTTGGTGATGATGTAGGTTCTGTAGTTGGAGAATTTCAAAAAGATGATATACCTATAGTATATGCGGAAACAGGAGGATTTAAAGGAAATAATTATATTGGTCATGAATTAGTGGTAAAAGCAATTATTGATCAATATGTTGATAAATTTGCAGAAGACAAAGATAAAGAAAAAGGGTTAGTTAATGTATGGTCACTACTGCCTTTTCAAGATACATTTTGGCGTGGTGATTTAGTAGAGATTAAAAGAATATTAGAAGGTGTAGGATTAAAGGTCAATATATTATTTGGGTCAGGTTCAGGTGGAGTAGAGGAGTGGAAGACTATTCCTAAGGCTCAATTTAATTTAGTTTTATCTCCATGGTTAGGTCTTGATATTGCAAAACATCTAAAGAAAAAATATGATCAAGAATTTTTGCATATACCAGTAGTACCAATTGGAGCAAAGGAAACAACAAGGTTTATTCGCGAAGTTGTAGAATTTGCTGGTATAGATAATACAAAGGCTGAAGAATTTATTAAAAAGGAAGAAAAAGAATATTATTATTATTTAGAACATTTTGCTGATTTCTATGCAGAATATTGGTGGGGGTTACCTGCTAAGTATGCAGTTGTAGGTGATAGCGCTTATAATTTAGCATTAAATAAATTTTTAGTAAATCAATTAGGATTAATACCAGGAAGACAAATAATAACTGATAATACACCAGAAAAATATAGAGCTAGTATAGCAAAGGAATATGAAACATTATCTGATGATGTATCTACTACAGTAGATTTTGTTGAAGATGGATATATAGTAAATAAATTATTAAAGGAAACGGATTTTGGACATAAACCACCGATTATATTTGGGACAACCTGGGAAAGAGATACAGCTAAAGAGTTAAAAGGACATATTGTTGAGGTTGGTTTTCCAGCATCTTATGAAGTAGTTATATCAAGAAGTTATATAGGATATAGAGGTGCCTTAAGCTTACTTGAAAAAATATATACCACTGCAATAAGTGCCAGTGCATAA
- a CDS encoding peptidoglycan recognition protein family protein: MKIEQQLIDSDKYKVKCPYSMEPIGICIHNTANDASAQSEINYMKSNNNSVSFHIAIDNSKAIQAIPFNRNTWHAGDGSKGKGNRKYISIEICYSKSGGDKFIKAEKNAAKVTAQLLKKYGWTTSAVKKHQDFSNKYCPHRTLDMGWSRFVNMVKKEYNGNSNDNVYRVRKSWADESSQVGAYSVLANAIKKCDEHKGYSVFNGNGKKVYPKSVTMYRVRKKWSDESSQIGAFKELDNAIELCDKNKGKGYSVFDNDGLVVYSA, from the coding sequence ATGAAAATAGAACAACAATTAATAGATTCAGATAAATATAAGGTAAAGTGCCCATATAGTATGGAGCCTATAGGTATATGCATACATAATACTGCTAATGATGCTAGTGCTCAAAGTGAAATAAACTATATGAAAAGTAATAACAATTCAGTAAGTTTTCATATAGCAATTGATAATAGCAAGGCTATTCAAGCAATTCCATTTAATAGAAATACCTGGCATGCTGGAGATGGTTCAAAGGGTAAAGGAAATAGAAAGTATATATCAATTGAGATTTGTTATTCAAAGAGTGGAGGAGACAAGTTTATAAAAGCAGAAAAAAATGCAGCAAAGGTAACTGCTCAGTTATTAAAGAAATATGGATGGACTACATCAGCAGTTAAAAAACATCAAGATTTTAGTAATAAATATTGTCCTCATAGAACTTTAGACATGGGATGGAGTAGGTTTGTAAATATGGTTAAAAAGGAATATAACGGGAATAGTAATGACAACGTATATAGAGTAAGAAAGAGTTGGGCAGATGAGTCAAGTCAAGTAGGAGCTTATAGTGTACTTGCAAATGCCATAAAAAAATGCGATGAACATAAAGGATATTCAGTATTTAACGGTAATGGAAAGAAAGTATATCCAAAGTCTGTAACAATGTATAGAGTAAGAAAGAAATGGTCAGATGAATCGAGCCAAATAGGCGCATTTAAAGAATTAGATAACGCTATAGAATTATGTGACAAAAATAAAGGTAAAGGATATTCAGTATTTGATAATGATGGACTTGTAGTATATTCTGCATAA
- the nifH gene encoding nitrogenase iron protein, with protein MAEKKLRQIAIYGKGGIGKSTTTQNLTAGLAELGKKVMVVGCDPKADSTRLLLGGLAQKTVLDTLRDEGEDIELDSIMKIGYGGTKCVESGGPEPGVGCAGRGIITSIGMLERLGAYTEELDYVFYDVLGDVVCGGFAMPIREGKAQEIYIVASGEMMALYAANNISKGIRKYANKGGVRLGGIICNSRNVDRELELLEAFAKELGTQLIHFVPRDNVVQRAEIRKKTVIDFDPEANQSDEYRELARKIEENDSFVIPKPMTQERLEEILLEYGLLD; from the coding sequence ATGGCTGAAAAAAAATTAAGACAAATTGCGATTTATGGAAAAGGAGGAATCGGTAAGTCTACTACAACACAAAATTTAACAGCTGGGCTTGCTGAATTAGGTAAAAAAGTAATGGTAGTAGGATGTGATCCTAAGGCAGATTCTACAAGATTATTATTAGGTGGATTAGCTCAAAAAACTGTACTTGATACATTAAGAGATGAAGGGGAAGATATTGAATTAGATTCAATAATGAAAATTGGTTATGGTGGAACAAAGTGTGTTGAATCTGGTGGACCAGAGCCAGGAGTAGGTTGTGCAGGAAGAGGAATAATCACTTCTATAGGTATGCTTGAAAGATTAGGAGCATATACAGAAGAATTAGATTATGTTTTTTATGATGTATTAGGTGATGTTGTTTGTGGTGGATTTGCAATGCCTATTAGAGAAGGAAAGGCTCAAGAAATCTATATAGTAGCATCAGGAGAAATGATGGCACTATATGCTGCAAATAATATTTCAAAAGGTATTAGAAAATATGCCAATAAAGGTGGCGTAAGACTTGGTGGAATTATATGTAATAGTAGAAATGTAGATAGAGAATTAGAACTTTTAGAAGCTTTTGCAAAAGAACTAGGTACACAACTTATTCATTTTGTACCAAGAGACAATGTTGTTCAAAGAGCAGAAATTAGAAAGAAGACAGTAATTGACTTTGATCCAGAAGCTAATCAAAGTGATGAATATAGAGAACTTGCAAGAAAGATAGAAGAAAATGACTCATTTGTAATTCCAAAACCTATGACACAAGAAAGATTAGAAGAGATTTTATTGGAATATGGGTTATTAGACTAA